One Gemmatimonadota bacterium DNA window includes the following coding sequences:
- a CDS encoding methyltransferase domain-containing protein: MLKQDSRKDTDSTKGADTRKAADQARIRARMPSGTEEILNERTLSSSHRRLDELLRPGMRVLDVGCGTGAITRGIDEKIDSGVTVGLDIDIDLIRQAVDASPCGPGFVAADILHMPFYRTFDLVSAARVIQWHSAPRRAIECCISAITPGGRFLALDYNHEKIVWDPCPPASMQAFYEAFLAWRSDAGMDNAIADNIAPALERLGLVDIRETAQHEYADSHDGDGKSRLGIWSAVAATRGFQLVQDGYLTESQRAAAEADSLEWIDSNAVSQTLYLLAVEGRVQR; encoded by the coding sequence ATGCTGAAGCAGGACAGCAGGAAGGACACGGATAGCACGAAGGGGGCGGACACCAGGAAGGCGGCGGACCAGGCGCGGATACGCGCGCGTATGCCATCCGGTACGGAAGAGATCCTGAATGAACGAACGCTTTCTTCCTCGCACCGGCGGCTTGACGAGTTGCTTCGACCCGGGATGCGTGTGCTGGACGTCGGGTGCGGAACCGGGGCGATTACGCGGGGCATTGACGAGAAAATCGATTCTGGCGTCACCGTAGGGCTTGATATCGACATAGACCTGATCCGCCAGGCCGTCGACGCAAGCCCTTGCGGCCCCGGTTTCGTCGCAGCCGATATACTCCATATGCCGTTCTATCGCACATTCGACCTGGTCAGCGCGGCCCGGGTGATCCAGTGGCATTCCGCTCCCAGGCGGGCGATCGAATGCTGCATCAGCGCCATCACGCCGGGCGGCCGGTTTCTTGCGCTGGACTATAATCACGAGAAGATCGTATGGGATCCGTGTCCACCTGCGAGTATGCAGGCGTTTTACGAAGCGTTCCTAGCATGGCGTTCCGACGCCGGCATGGACAATGCGATTGCCGACAATATCGCGCCTGCATTGGAGCGGCTGGGACTCGTTGACATCCGGGAAACCGCGCAGCATGAATACGCCGACAGCCATGACGGCGACGGTAAATCCCGGCTGGGTATCTGGTCGGCGGTTGCCGCGACCCGTGGGTTTCAATTGGTTCAGGACGGGTATCTGACCGAATCGCAGCGAGCGGCCGCGGAAGCAGACTCCCTGGAGTGGATTGATTCCAACGCCGTTTCACAAACCCTCTACCTGCTGGCCGTCGAGGGCCGGGTACAGAGGTGA
- a CDS encoding Gfo/Idh/MocA family oxidoreductase produces the protein MNDIVRIGMIGAGHIAHSHAEAWRKETTLTAVASRRIESAWSLAEQYDIPHVCRDANELLNRDDIDAVGIATPHHLHHPIALAALAAGKSVFCEKPLALNGSQAREMCAGAKAGSVKTGMQSGIRLFPALQLLARLLREGRAGKIHTFDAHWSFDWARDPRFPLTWRFKRTEAGTGSLGDLGVYMIDAARWLVGEIRQVNAELATYIPWRPVLTSDRHFGELRRQHREGILDIPKETGPVENDDVCHLLLRFENGARGSIRASRLHQEHSIRIDCERTSYRWQMTGDRRLTERSTEAEYKPVEMPEPPGDRSIVTSFLNNIRQDEDEPPTFRDGLAAQLVIDAAVESNDTGRWVDVEC, from the coding sequence ATGAATGACATCGTTCGTATCGGCATGATCGGCGCCGGGCACATTGCCCATTCCCATGCGGAGGCGTGGCGGAAAGAAACCACGCTGACCGCGGTTGCCAGCCGCCGTATCGAAAGCGCCTGGTCCCTGGCGGAACAGTATGACATTCCCCACGTGTGCCGGGACGCGAACGAGCTGCTTAATCGAGACGACATCGACGCCGTCGGTATCGCCACGCCCCATCACCTGCACCATCCCATTGCCCTTGCAGCCCTGGCGGCAGGGAAATCCGTGTTCTGCGAAAAGCCCCTTGCACTGAACGGGTCGCAGGCCCGGGAGATGTGCGCTGGCGCGAAGGCGGGCAGCGTGAAAACGGGCATGCAGTCGGGCATCCGTCTTTTTCCGGCGCTCCAGCTCCTTGCACGCCTGCTGCGGGAGGGACGGGCCGGCAAGATTCATACTTTCGACGCCCATTGGTCCTTCGACTGGGCCAGGGATCCCCGCTTTCCGCTGACCTGGCGGTTCAAGCGGACCGAGGCCGGAACCGGGTCCCTGGGCGACCTCGGGGTATACATGATCGATGCGGCCCGCTGGCTGGTCGGCGAGATACGGCAGGTAAATGCGGAGTTGGCCACCTATATTCCGTGGCGTCCGGTGCTGACGTCAGATAGGCACTTCGGCGAACTGCGTCGGCAGCATCGAGAGGGTATATTGGATATTCCCAAGGAGACCGGACCGGTGGAAAACGATGACGTTTGTCATTTGCTGCTGCGGTTCGAAAACGGCGCCCGTGGATCGATTCGAGCCAGCAGGCTCCACCAGGAACATTCCATACGGATAGATTGCGAGCGGACCTCCTACCGCTGGCAGATGACGGGCGACCGGCGCCTCACGGAACGGTCCACGGAGGCGGAATACAAGCCCGTCGAGATGCCGGAACCGCCTGGTGACCGCTCCATCGTGACGTCATTCCTTAACAATATCCGGCAGGACGAGGACGAACCGCCCACGTTCCGGGACGGCCTGGCGGCCCAGCTCGTTATCGATGCGGCGGTCGAGTCGAACGATACGGGCCGGTGGGTCGATGTCGAATGCTGA
- a CDS encoding M3 family metallopeptidase yields the protein MENNPLLNWEDLPPFDRIETHHIEPGIRALLEGCEQAVTRLEETSPRTWRELMDPLERIEDDLGRIWGIVSHLHGVKNSPELREVYDPLLAEVVKFGNRLGQSKPLYQAYCDLRDSVEARGFAPAQQRILESAIREAELNGVGLDDADRERYNEISQRLAELSTKFSNNVLDATKAFKIKLSEAEETEGLPETLLELAADTARQEGHEEATAADGPWVLTLDYPSFMPFMQHSKHRDLRERMYRAFISKASDGRWDNKDVAREIIALRIDKCRLLGFGTFAALSLSRKMAPDAGSVRRLLDELRAAGRGAAERDMEALKALAGMDGRPGLDGDDDDELKHWDVPYWAERLRESRYDLKDEELRPFFPLPRVLNGLFELTERLFGVRLEEATGEAPVWHEDVQYFRVFDGRGEPMAAFYLDPYSRPAEKQGGAWMDTLVGRSAVMASAGRASRLPVAYMICNQGKPVGGKPSLMTFREVETLFHEFGHALQHMLTTIDYGMASGISNVEWDAVEIASQFMENWCYDRGTLKGLARHYETDEPLPDEIIDRLLGARTFREGSNTLRQVNFGLLDMELHEHFDPAGTETILDVQRRIDGETLILPSLEEDRFFCSFSHIFAGGYAAGYYSYKWSEVLSADAFSAFEEAGLENEEEMRRLGRRFRDTILALGGSRHPMDVFRDFRGREPTTEALLRQGGLLHE from the coding sequence ATGGAAAACAACCCGCTGCTGAACTGGGAGGATCTTCCCCCCTTTGACCGGATCGAGACCCACCATATCGAACCCGGAATCCGCGCCCTGCTCGAGGGCTGCGAACAGGCCGTGACCCGGCTCGAGGAGACCTCGCCGCGCACCTGGCGCGAATTGATGGATCCGCTTGAGCGGATCGAAGACGACCTCGGCCGCATCTGGGGCATCGTGTCCCACCTGCACGGGGTGAAGAACTCGCCCGAGTTGCGGGAAGTGTACGACCCCCTGCTCGCCGAAGTGGTCAAGTTCGGCAACCGGCTCGGCCAGAGCAAGCCCCTGTACCAGGCCTATTGCGACCTGCGGGACAGCGTGGAAGCGCGGGGATTCGCACCCGCCCAGCAGCGGATCCTGGAGTCGGCCATTCGCGAGGCCGAGTTGAACGGCGTGGGCCTGGATGACGCGGACCGGGAACGCTATAACGAGATCAGCCAGCGGCTGGCGGAACTTAGCACGAAGTTCTCCAACAACGTCCTCGACGCCACCAAGGCGTTCAAAATCAAGCTCTCGGAAGCCGAAGAGACCGAAGGCCTTCCCGAGACTCTGCTCGAACTGGCCGCGGATACGGCCCGGCAGGAGGGCCACGAGGAGGCCACGGCAGCGGACGGACCCTGGGTGCTCACGCTGGATTACCCCAGTTTCATGCCGTTCATGCAGCACAGCAAGCACCGGGACCTGCGCGAGCGCATGTACCGCGCCTTCATTTCCAAGGCGTCGGACGGCCGGTGGGACAACAAAGACGTGGCCAGGGAGATCATCGCCCTGCGGATCGACAAGTGCCGGCTGCTCGGGTTCGGCACCTTCGCGGCGTTGAGCCTCAGCCGGAAAATGGCGCCCGACGCGGGTTCGGTGCGGCGACTGCTCGACGAATTGCGGGCGGCGGGCCGCGGCGCCGCCGAGCGGGACATGGAAGCGTTGAAGGCGCTGGCCGGAATGGACGGCCGGCCCGGCCTGGATGGCGATGACGACGACGAACTCAAGCACTGGGACGTCCCGTACTGGGCGGAACGGCTTCGCGAGTCGCGCTACGATCTGAAGGACGAAGAACTGAGACCCTTTTTTCCGCTGCCGCGCGTGCTGAACGGACTGTTCGAACTCACGGAGCGCCTCTTCGGCGTGCGCCTGGAGGAAGCGACCGGCGAGGCGCCCGTCTGGCACGAGGACGTCCAGTACTTCCGGGTGTTCGACGGCCGGGGCGAACCCATGGCGGCCTTCTACCTGGATCCCTACAGCCGTCCCGCGGAGAAGCAGGGCGGCGCGTGGATGGATACGCTGGTGGGCAGAAGCGCGGTCATGGCTTCTGCAGGACGGGCCTCCAGGCTGCCCGTGGCCTACATGATCTGCAACCAGGGCAAACCCGTCGGCGGCAAGCCCTCGCTCATGACCTTCCGGGAAGTGGAAACGCTGTTCCACGAGTTCGGCCACGCGCTTCAGCACATGCTGACCACCATCGACTACGGCATGGCGTCCGGCATATCCAACGTGGAGTGGGACGCGGTGGAGATCGCCAGCCAGTTCATGGAAAACTGGTGTTACGACCGGGGGACGCTGAAGGGCCTGGCTCGTCATTACGAGACGGACGAACCGCTTCCCGACGAGATCATCGATCGCCTGCTCGGCGCCAGGACCTTCCGGGAGGGCAGCAACACCCTCAGGCAGGTCAACTTCGGCCTGCTCGACATGGAACTGCACGAGCACTTCGATCCCGCGGGAACGGAGACGATTCTGGACGTGCAGCGCCGGATCGATGGGGAGACGCTGATCCTGCCGTCGCTGGAGGAAGACCGATTCTTCTGCTCGTTCTCCCACATTTTCGCGGGAGGCTACGCCGCGGGGTATTACAGCTACAAGTGGTCGGAAGTGCTCAGCGCGGACGCCTTCTCCGCCTTCGAGGAGGCGGGGCTGGAAAACGAAGAGGAGATGCGTCGGCTGGGCCGGCGGTTCCGCGATACCATCCTTGCCCTGGGCGGCAGCCGGCATCCCATGGACGTCTTCCGGGATTTCCGCGGAAGGGAGCCGACCACGGAGGCATTGCTCCGGCAGGGCGGTCTGCTCCATGAATGA
- a CDS encoding alpha-hydroxy-acid oxidizing protein, whose translation MTEKRFRRRLQRYPAVSDLRRLTRKRLPHIAWEYLDCGTGDERAVARNLERMAEVTLSPVFMKGDLKPDLTTTLFGRTYSVPFGMAPVGLTGLMWPRAEFILAATAAKYRFPYCLSTVATQAPETVGPIVGDMGWFQLYPPRQREIRDDLLKRAMDAGFHTLAVTADVPMGSRRERTSRAGLETPPRITAGFVYEALIHPTWTIQTLLAGLPRLRAIEKYADSKQMGEVASYVGQELGGTLDWDYIREVRDLWDGPVIVKGIMHPDDAERAIEAGVDGIQVSNHGARQFDGTLAAIDALPTIVRQVDGRARILFDSGVRTGLDIIRALALGADFVLLGRAFMYGVGAFGKTGGDHAFEILKADLEVNMVNLGCASLAEIPAPVHPESL comes from the coding sequence ATGACGGAAAAGCGATTCAGACGGCGGCTGCAACGGTACCCCGCGGTGAGCGACCTGCGGAGGCTGACGCGCAAGCGGCTGCCGCACATCGCCTGGGAGTACCTCGACTGCGGAACGGGCGACGAACGGGCCGTTGCGAGGAACCTGGAGCGCATGGCGGAGGTCACGCTCTCACCGGTTTTCATGAAGGGCGATCTGAAACCAGACCTGACCACGACCCTGTTCGGGCGGACCTACAGCGTGCCCTTCGGCATGGCGCCGGTGGGGCTCACCGGGCTCATGTGGCCCCGAGCGGAGTTCATCCTGGCCGCCACGGCCGCTAAATACCGTTTCCCCTACTGCCTGAGCACGGTGGCCACGCAGGCGCCGGAGACGGTCGGACCCATCGTGGGCGACATGGGCTGGTTCCAGCTCTATCCGCCCCGGCAACGGGAAATCCGCGACGATCTGTTGAAGCGCGCAATGGATGCCGGCTTCCATACGCTCGCAGTGACGGCGGACGTGCCCATGGGCAGCCGAAGGGAACGGACCAGCCGCGCCGGCCTGGAAACGCCGCCACGGATCACCGCCGGATTCGTGTACGAAGCGCTGATCCATCCCACCTGGACGATCCAGACCCTGCTCGCCGGGTTGCCCAGGCTCAGGGCCATCGAGAAGTACGCCGATTCGAAGCAGATGGGCGAAGTGGCGAGTTACGTCGGCCAGGAGTTGGGCGGCACCCTCGACTGGGACTATATCCGTGAGGTTCGCGATCTATGGGACGGTCCGGTGATCGTGAAGGGTATTATGCATCCAGATGACGCGGAGCGGGCGATAGAGGCCGGCGTGGACGGCATCCAGGTCTCGAACCACGGCGCCCGCCAGTTCGACGGCACGCTCGCCGCCATCGACGCGCTGCCGACCATCGTCCGCCAGGTCGACGGTCGGGCCCGCATCCTCTTCGACAGCGGGGTGCGCACCGGGCTGGACATCATCCGGGCGCTCGCTTTGGGCGCTGATTTCGTGCTGCTGGGCAGGGCTTTCATGTACGGCGTAGGCGCCTTCGGCAAGACGGGCGGCGATCACGCCTTCGAAATCCTGAAGGCCGACCTCGAAGTCAACATGGTCAACCTGGGATGTGCCTCGTTGGCCGAGATTCCCGCTCCGGTCCACCCGGAGTCCTTGTAG